From Hydra vulgaris chromosome 07, alternate assembly HydraT2T_AEP, a single genomic window includes:
- the LOC100211138 gene encoding potassium voltage-gated channel protein Shaw isoform X1, translating to MFDQDDDADKISFNVGGVKFETFATTLLNIADTRLSWLAENHLQDGKTNRKEYFFDRHPGVFVHILNFYRTGKLHTPTDVCGPLFSEELQFWGIDEKQMEPCCWGRFTKHREAEEVLSTFEGPCFEDLSRERKTSFLSLKTGYLNKKLSCIWKIMDDPFSSELAKKFSYLSCMMICVSIAAYCISTEAIFKQNKVIKKILDSIEYICLIFFTIELLLRVIVCPQKKVFFKNYVSWLDFASIIPPYCSLIFPQFYPQLIENLVIIRLLRVIKYFKLSYGLQVFMKTLKSSSHELTLLFFLLLIPVIIFSSLVYAVEINIHGNSTKNQFTSIPTAFWWCVITMTTIGYGDIVPVTWLGKIFGSICAVIGVLIVALPISIIGSNFSVYYAHVKARMNLPQKNRRLLEGNLRGLLRQPLSLSSRDRDRRTIKRQGIDRLNNNAIRRKENNSSPQFIDMQMKRKFAFERITSDHLGSTDTAFTLSLQSLTEQKPNSGQKNVICDKKYTFVKQISDSELVEKNRTSTFESNVYQESCEKINEKTTTVLSNKLTEKKNSDTVKLDEKSDKSQPDQTRKETMNGLSHADTSPPNSINKTFSNDEYFTDSLPKICVSVENPYHSNECNSCRELNFLKEDDNFKKLSASRCSQRSKSLNSMNEPHYDNQTDRISFKNSPCQSSNSINNLETNKLCLPFHIAKTKPELGVFDPTDIEETEVFRRHSMLRIEDYYNFPCVKNRDIPIFKDFFTVNQ from the exons ATGTTTGATCAAGATGATGATGCagataaaattagttttaacgTTGGTGGTGTCAAATTTGAAACGTTTGCCACTACGCTACTTAATATTGCTGATACTCGTTTATCTTGGTTGGCGGAAAATCATCTCCAAGATGGAAAAACAAATCGAAAAGAATACTTTTTTGACCGACATCCTG GAGTGTTTGTTCACATCTTAAATTTTTACCGCACGGGAAAGCTTCATACACCTACGGATGTTTGTGGGCCACTTTTTAGTGAAGAATTGCAGTTTTGGGGAATTGACGAGAAGCAAATGGAGCCTTGTTGTTGGGGTAGATTTACCAAACATAGAGAGGCTGAg GAAGTTCTCAGTACATTTGAGGGACCTTGTTTTGAAGATCTTAGCAGAGAGcgtaaaacttcttttttatcattaaagacaggatatttaaataagaaactttcttGCATTTGGAAAATAATGGATGACCCATTCTCATCAGAACTTGCTAAG aagttttcTTATCTTTCGTGTATGATGATTTGTGTTTCAATAGCTGCATATTGCATTAGTACAGAAGCAATTTTCAAACAgaataaagttataaagaagATACTAGACAGCATTGAGTATATTTGCCTAATATTTTTCACAATTGAACTATTATTACGTGTTATTGTTTGTccccaaaaaaaagtttttttcaaaaactacgTAAGTTGGTTAGATTTTGCATCGATCATTCCACCGTACTGTTCGCTAATATTTCCTCAATTTTATCCTCAGCTAATCGAAAACTTGGTAATAATTCGCTTATTAAGagtaataaagtattttaaactttcGTATGGTCTGCAAGTTTTTATGAAAACACTCAAGTCCAGTTCACACGAgcttactttacttttttttttgctacttattccggtcattattttttcaagtcTTGTATATGCTGTTGAAATAAATATTCACGGAAACAGCACTAAAAATCAATTCACATCAATACCAACTGCATTCTGGTGGTGTGTTATTACAATGACCACAATTGGATACGGCGATATTGTTCCAGTCACGTGGTTAGGCAAAATATTCGGATCAATCTGTGCTGTAATTGGAGTGCTCATTGTGGCTCTACCAATCTCCATAATTGGAAGTAATTTTAGTGTGTACTATGCCCATGTTAAAGCTCGAATGAATTTGCCTCAAAAGAATCGACGTTTGTTAGAAGGAAATCTCCGAGGCTTACTAAGACAACCATTGTCTTTATCATCGAGAGATAGAGATCGTCGAACTATCAAGAGACAAGGTATTGATCgattaaataataatgcaataCGAAGGAAAGAAAATAACTCTTCACCGCAGTTTATAGATATGCAAATGAAAAGGAAGTTTGCTTTTGAAAGAATAACTAGCGACCATCTTGGAAGCACTGACACAGCATTTACTTTGAGCCTTCAAAGTTTAACTGAACAAAAACCAAACTCGGGCCAAAAAAATGTCATAtgtgataaaaaatatacttttgtaaAACAGATTTCAGATTCGGAGCTTGTAGAAAAAAATCGAACTTCTACATTTGAAAGTAACGTTTATCAAGAGAGCTGtgagaaaataaatgaaaaaacaacgacggttttgtcaaataaattaacagaaaaaaaaaactctgataCAGTTAAGTTAGACGAAAAAAGTGACAAGTCCCAACCAGACCAGACCAGAAAAGAAACAATGAACGGGTTGTCACACGCTGACACGAGTCCCCCaaattcaattaataaaacattttcaaatgaTGAATATTTTACAGATAGTTTACCAAAAATATGTGTATCCGTAGAAAATCCTTACCATTCGAACGAGTGCAATAGCTGTagagaattaaattttttaaaagaagacgataacttcaaaaaattgtcTGCATCTCGTTGCTCGCAAAGAAGTAAAAGCTTAAATAGCATGAATGAACCGCATTATGATAACCAAACCGATCGCATCAGTTTCAAAAACAGTCCGTGCCAATCTTCAAACTCGATCAAtaatttagaaacaaacaaATTGTGTTTACCATTTCATATTGCTAAAACTAAACCTGAACTTGGGGTATTTGATCCAACAGATATTGAAGAAACGGAAGTGTTTCGGCGCCATTCAATGTTGAGAATAGAAGATTACTATAATTTTCCATGCGTTAAAAACAGAGATATTCCTATATTTAAGGATTTCTTTACAGTTAATCAATGA